In one Ictalurus furcatus strain D&B chromosome 10, Billie_1.0, whole genome shotgun sequence genomic region, the following are encoded:
- the gpr88 gene encoding probable G-protein coupled receptor 88, with protein sequence MQNSTAVRCDTGAAERISIAALFSFMCALGTVLNLLVIGLVLSFKKLRTASNAFIVNGCAADLLVCAFWMPHEAAVAASVPSPLYGAAPRDALLFLGATVSLLSHSLIAVNRYVLITKPPAAYHALYQRRRAQAMIAASWLVALACLLPPWLAVARRPAFACGLMLLMLLSEPWAAATLALTILGQTAIVTYCYFKIFRRVQISAKRVSVLHFQLVNNLPYSFPRKDKRLGVHVLAVCLVFVLTTEPVLWTLTAGLFAPVPAAFRTCAWLLFCSVFVSDPFLYTWKNEEFRKAFRSVLRGDFWRGSTVAAEPVTVSTVSHVFPRQNSRRAFLAEMS encoded by the coding sequence ATGCAGAACAGCACGGCGGTTCGGTGCGACACAGGAGCCGCGGAGCGCATCTCCATCGCCGCTCTGTTCTCCTTCATGTGCGCTCTCGGCACCGTCCTCAACCTGTTGGTCATCGGTCTGGTGTTGAGCTTCAAGAAGCTGCGCACAGCGAGCAACGCCTTCATCGTGAACGGCTGCGCGGCCGACTTGCTCGTGTGCGCCTTCTGGATGCCACACGAGGCGGCCGTGGCGGCGTCAGTGCCATCCCCGCTCTACGGCGCCGCCCCCCGGGACGCGCTGCTTTTCCTCGGCGCCACCGTGTCGCTCCTGTCGCACTCGCTCATCGCCGTGAACCGCTACGTGCTGATCACGAAGCCGCCCGCCGCCTACCACGCGCTCTACCAACGGAGGCGCGCGCAGGCCATGATCGCCGCGTCGTGGCTCGTCGCGCTCGCGTGCCTGCTGCCGCCGTGGCTCGCGGTGGCTCGTCGACCAGCGTTCGCGTGCGGACTGATGCTGCTGATGCTGCTCTCCGAGCCCTGGGCTGCTGCCACGCTCGCGCTCACCATTCTCGGCCAGACCGCGATTGTGACGTACTGCTACTTCAAGATCTTCCGGCGCGTGCAGATCAGCGCTAAGCGCGTGAGTGTGCTGCACTTCCAACTCGTCAACAACCTGCCGTACTCGTTCCCGAGAAAGGACAAACGGCTCGGCGTGCATGTGCTGGCCGTGTGCCTGGTGTTCGTGTTGACCACAGAGCCCGTCCTGTGGACTCTGACCGCGGGCCTGTTCGCTCCTGTACCGGCAGCGTTCCGCACGTGCGCCTGGCTCCTCTTCTGCTCAGTCTTCGTGTCCGACCCGTTCCTGTACACGTGGAAGAACGAGGAGTTCAGAAAAGCGTTCAGGTCCGTCCTGAGAGGGGACTTCTGGCGAGGCTCCACCGTGGCCGCTGAGCCCGTTACCGTCAGCACCGTTTCTCACGTTTTCCCCCGACAGAACAGCCGCAGGGCGTTTTTAGCCGAGATGAGCTAA